In Salisediminibacterium beveridgei, one DNA window encodes the following:
- a CDS encoding DEAD/DEAH box helicase yields the protein MTEASAVLHFDRWWNPAVENQATDRVHRIGQTKDVDIHTLTAKGTIEERIHDLIEKKGDLQEALLSGRPLPLWNLDLQAIKELFTYK from the coding sequence TTGACGGAAGCATCAGCAGTGCTCCATTTCGATCGCTGGTGGAACCCGGCCGTTGAAAATCAAGCGACAGACCGTGTGCATCGGATCGGTCAAACAAAGGATGTCGATATTCATACGTTAACTGCAAAAGGGACCATAGAAGAAAGAATCCACGACTTGATCGAAAAAAAAGGTGACCTCCAGGAAGCTTTATTGAGCGGTCGCCCGCTTCCCCTGTGGAATCTTGACCTTCAAGCGATTAAAGAACTTTTCACCTACAAATGA
- a CDS encoding BsuPI-related putative proteinase inhibitor has protein sequence MIKGMCVLIGLILISAGCGEGNQLNDSNEESGDREEHEDQEEMNVDVQAEEIEGGLEIMITLDNKSDQSKTVTFMSGHQFDLRISRHGEMLYDFAEDMMFTQAIIEETIEPGEALIFSDTWGGYEEDTGEVTIQVKVLAEELEEANATESLTYP, from the coding sequence ATGATTAAGGGGATGTGCGTACTGATCGGGCTGATATTAATTTCAGCAGGATGTGGCGAAGGAAATCAACTGAATGACAGTAATGAAGAATCTGGCGATCGTGAAGAACACGAAGACCAGGAAGAAATGAACGTGGATGTTCAGGCAGAAGAAATAGAGGGTGGACTTGAAATCATGATCACTCTTGATAATAAATCAGATCAGAGTAAAACAGTGACATTCATGTCGGGTCATCAATTTGATCTCAGGATTTCACGGCACGGCGAAATGCTCTATGATTTTGCGGAAGATATGATGTTTACTCAAGCCATTATCGAAGAGACGATTGAACCTGGGGAAGCGTTGATCTTCTCAGACACCTGGGGAGGCTATGAGGAAGATACCGGGGAGGTGACGATTCAGGTGAAAGTTTTGGCTGAAGAACTTGAGGAGGCCAATGCAACAGAGTCACTCACATATCCATAA
- a CDS encoding sugar ABC transporter substrate-binding protein — MFKSKPFLRSLTVVSALSVGLVACGNNDDNANNETPANDPGNNNNETNEANNNEGNETAEADEPEKPDELTIWVNDEDAQLDAHEDMAEAFESEYGIAVNITPYSMLEQTEGMSLDGPAGQGPDLFFQPHDRMGDIYDQGLALDLDLTEDQESRLAEYNQEAVTSFSYEGEQFGIPAVVETYALFRNTDLVPDAPETMDELMDVARDLTDGETYGFLMEATNFYFSYPFLTAPGGYVFGQDDDGVYDPDDIGLASEGAVEGAEIIQSWFEEDLMPTGIDGDIMNGLFTDGQAGMVVTGPWSIPDYEEALGDSLEISPLPEMNGERLSSFSGNKGWLVNYYSENPYWATELALFLTNAENSEMYFEVAGELPAHTAVEIDDEFMAPIFEQTQYSEPMPNIPAMSQVWEPIGDALQFVSDGDDAEDVLQEAVDQIHEQVQMMQ; from the coding sequence ATGTTTAAAAGTAAGCCATTTTTACGTTCTTTAACTGTTGTCTCTGCATTGTCTGTTGGTCTTGTCGCTTGTGGTAATAATGATGACAACGCAAACAATGAAACACCGGCCAACGATCCAGGAAACAACAACAACGAAACAAACGAAGCCAATAACAATGAAGGAAATGAAACAGCAGAAGCGGATGAGCCTGAAAAGCCGGATGAGCTGACAATTTGGGTCAATGACGAAGATGCCCAGCTTGATGCCCATGAAGATATGGCTGAAGCATTCGAATCAGAGTACGGAATCGCTGTAAACATTACACCTTATTCCATGCTTGAACAGACAGAAGGAATGTCCTTGGACGGTCCAGCAGGACAAGGTCCTGACCTCTTCTTCCAGCCACACGACCGTATGGGTGACATATACGACCAAGGTTTGGCACTTGATCTTGATCTGACTGAAGACCAGGAGTCCAGACTTGCAGAATATAATCAAGAAGCTGTAACTTCTTTCAGTTATGAAGGTGAACAGTTCGGTATTCCTGCTGTCGTTGAAACCTATGCATTGTTCCGTAATACGGATCTCGTTCCGGATGCACCGGAAACAATGGACGAATTGATGGATGTTGCACGTGACCTGACTGACGGCGAAACTTATGGATTTTTGATGGAAGCAACAAACTTCTACTTCAGCTATCCATTCCTGACAGCTCCTGGTGGCTATGTATTTGGACAGGATGATGACGGTGTCTATGACCCGGATGATATCGGTCTTGCTTCAGAAGGCGCTGTTGAAGGTGCCGAAATCATTCAAAGCTGGTTCGAAGAAGACCTGATGCCAACCGGTATCGACGGTGATATCATGAACGGGCTCTTCACAGATGGTCAAGCAGGCATGGTCGTAACCGGTCCGTGGTCAATTCCTGATTATGAGGAAGCTTTAGGGGACAGCCTGGAAATTTCACCACTTCCTGAAATGAACGGCGAGCGCTTGAGTTCGTTTTCCGGTAACAAAGGCTGGCTCGTGAATTATTATTCCGAAAATCCTTACTGGGCAACAGAATTAGCATTATTCCTGACTAATGCTGAGAATTCTGAAATGTATTTCGAAGTGGCCGGTGAGCTTCCTGCTCATACAGCTGTAGAAATCGATGATGAGTTTATGGCACCGATTTTCGAGCAGACTCAGTATTCTGAGCCTATGCCGAACATTCCGGCTATGTCACAGGTTTGGGAGCCGATTGGAGATGCCCTCCAGTTCGTTTCTGATGGTGACGATGCAGAGGATGTTCTGCAAGAAGCAGTGGATCAAATTCATGAGCAAGTTCAAATGATGCAGTAA
- a CDS encoding AI-2E family transporter translates to MKNLLIILLLLLIVLVGTQVSWIFTPLQVAFQTMFLPFLLAGVLFYLIRPVVNLLEKYKVPRVVSILLIYIAGIGLVTFIVFLIGPTLQRQTMNLIDNAPMLFEEVRKVIVNLESNQWIEDNFQPTDNFSIEDLTENIAENLSTAFDFIGSNIAGFIGAVTSFILVIVVLPFILFFLLKDGDKAPDQVLRFLPEKQQVEGRRILSDMDDKLSSYIQGQLIVSLFVGTLMFIAYLIIGVDYSLILALVAMVTNVVPFVGPWIGTIPAVIVAVIDSWVSMLWVIVAIIIVQQIESNLISPNVMGKKLKVHPLTIIVLILVAGRFGGLIGLIIAVPLYAVTKVVVSHTYRLLQLRKKVDEELNHPDSQE, encoded by the coding sequence GTGAAAAATTTGTTGATCATCCTGTTACTGTTATTGATCGTCCTCGTGGGGACGCAAGTATCCTGGATTTTCACACCATTGCAGGTAGCTTTTCAAACAATGTTTTTACCGTTTCTGCTTGCAGGCGTATTGTTCTATCTGATCAGACCCGTAGTCAATCTGCTTGAAAAATATAAGGTTCCTCGAGTTGTATCCATTTTACTGATATACATAGCCGGCATTGGCCTTGTTACGTTTATTGTTTTTTTGATCGGACCTACATTGCAGCGCCAGACCATGAATCTTATTGATAATGCGCCCATGCTGTTTGAGGAAGTTCGGAAGGTAATTGTCAATTTGGAGAGTAATCAATGGATCGAAGATAACTTTCAGCCGACTGACAATTTTTCCATTGAGGATTTAACCGAAAATATTGCTGAAAATTTGTCGACAGCATTTGATTTCATCGGCAGCAACATAGCCGGTTTTATTGGAGCCGTTACGAGTTTTATATTGGTTATCGTTGTTTTACCATTCATCCTGTTTTTTCTCCTGAAGGACGGGGATAAGGCTCCCGATCAGGTGCTTAGATTTTTGCCTGAGAAGCAGCAGGTTGAAGGCCGACGGATTCTCAGTGATATGGATGACAAATTAAGTTCCTATATCCAAGGACAATTAATCGTCAGCCTGTTTGTCGGAACATTGATGTTCATTGCTTATCTGATTATTGGTGTTGATTACTCGTTAATATTGGCGCTGGTGGCGATGGTAACCAATGTTGTTCCATTTGTCGGGCCATGGATTGGTACCATTCCTGCTGTTATAGTGGCAGTGATTGATTCATGGGTATCGATGTTATGGGTTATCGTGGCGATCATCATCGTCCAACAGATTGAGAGTAACCTGATTTCACCAAATGTTATGGGCAAGAAATTAAAGGTTCATCCATTAACGATCATCGTTTTGATTCTTGTTGCTGGTCGGTTTGGCGGGTTAATCGGTTTGATTATTGCTGTTCCGCTTTATGCAGTCACAAAAGTCGTTGTTTCGCATACGTATCGTCTATTGCAACTTAGAAAGAAAGTGGATGAAGAATTGAATCATCCTGATTCACAAGAGTAG
- a CDS encoding SNF2 helicase-associated domain-containing protein has protein sequence MELILHEPAQSSDETWLIHGMIHELQSDKRVSLDAFLTGEHPFRSELMNWLNCQFELVNCHLPSDTEFSATANEPVELTSLEAEHFIQCTVPECKAAGVEVWLPRSIHSPQTPAVKLSLPSADLERQSSWVSSSTDWKLLLDDQEIEEGLFRKFVSEERSLIQLNESWYVWDLQSAKKLIDHIDTIPDPTQSLLFQGLKQEHSEVDEDMHSFQIQLNDLFAQVKHVTTNQLKSEWKTVLRDYQIEGVRWLLSMRSISVGALLADDMGLGKNQTGYQLF, from the coding sequence TTGGAATTGATACTCCATGAGCCTGCTCAATCATCGGATGAAACCTGGTTGATTCATGGCATGATTCATGAACTTCAATCAGATAAACGCGTGTCACTCGATGCTTTTTTAACTGGAGAACACCCTTTTCGTTCTGAGCTCATGAATTGGCTGAACTGCCAGTTTGAACTTGTCAATTGTCATTTACCTTCAGACACTGAATTCTCTGCAACAGCCAATGAACCTGTTGAATTAACCTCTTTGGAAGCGGAACATTTTATTCAATGTACAGTTCCTGAGTGTAAAGCAGCTGGTGTTGAAGTATGGTTGCCAAGATCAATCCACAGTCCACAAACGCCTGCTGTGAAACTATCACTCCCCTCAGCCGATCTTGAACGTCAATCATCCTGGGTATCAAGCAGTACAGACTGGAAGTTGCTTCTCGATGATCAGGAAATTGAAGAAGGACTATTCCGAAAATTTGTTTCAGAAGAACGATCACTGATCCAACTGAACGAATCCTGGTATGTGTGGGATTTACAAAGCGCAAAGAAACTGATTGATCATATTGATACCATACCTGATCCAACACAAAGTTTGCTCTTTCAAGGTTTGAAGCAAGAACATAGTGAAGTCGACGAAGATATGCATTCGTTTCAAATTCAACTGAACGATTTATTCGCACAGGTAAAACATGTTACGACAAACCAATTAAAATCTGAGTGGAAAACCGTGTTAAGAGACTATCAGATCGAAGGTGTTCGCTGGCTTCTCAGTATGCGCTCCATCAGCGTCGGGGCGTTGTTGGCGGATGACATGGGCCTTGGAAAAAACCAAACAGGTTATCAGTTATTTTGA
- a CDS encoding IS1182 family transposase — translation MFLDYNMNQLVLPMDLSLQLQKNDVAFAVNDLVESIPEEAFEAFYKSQGRPSYHPKMMMKVILCAYTQSTFSGRKIEALLQDSIRMMWLAQGHAPTYRTINRFRVHPDVEELLRQCFVQFRSRLVQEEAIDNEAIFIDGTKIEANANKFTFVWKKSVQRYHHDIVTKSNAIYDELIEQEIIPAIELEDQEALTDDELNKVHEELDQTVQDYDKQIEENDDAKERKRLRSERKKPKEKRKKFQDFIERKARYEKDLAILGDRNSYSKTDHDATFMRMKDDYMKNGQLKAGYNLQIATEGQYTLAYDIYPNPTDTRTLIPFLDTIERRYFSLPDYIVGDAGYGSEQNYEDIFLNRLSSTPLITYSMYRKEKKRSFKTDRYHVMNWNYNQDQDYFLCPNGKKVTFRYVSKRTDRAGFERTFKVYESEDCTGCPLRASCTKAKEGKNRKVYYNEKWELQKEHIRQLLSEEETGAIYGRRKVDVEPVFGFLKANLHFTRMSVRGKDKVKKEMGFALMAVNLRKYTALYCFLYLYQQTKRFRLSIYDNRKRILIIQGFLSQPLPL, via the coding sequence ATGTTTCTCGATTATAACATGAATCAGCTCGTTTTGCCGATGGATTTATCGCTTCAATTACAAAAAAATGATGTCGCTTTTGCAGTGAATGACCTGGTTGAATCGATACCTGAAGAAGCTTTTGAAGCTTTTTATAAAAGTCAGGGTCGCCCTTCTTATCATCCGAAAATGATGATGAAGGTGATTCTCTGTGCGTATACTCAATCGACTTTTTCTGGACGGAAAATTGAAGCCTTATTGCAGGACAGTATTCGAATGATGTGGCTGGCACAAGGACACGCGCCGACCTACCGGACGATCAATCGATTCAGAGTACATCCCGACGTTGAAGAGCTCTTACGTCAGTGTTTTGTGCAATTCAGAAGCCGACTGGTTCAGGAAGAAGCAATTGATAACGAAGCAATTTTTATTGATGGTACAAAGATCGAAGCCAACGCGAATAAATTCACGTTCGTATGGAAAAAATCCGTGCAACGGTATCATCATGATATCGTTACGAAATCAAATGCGATCTATGATGAACTGATTGAACAGGAAATCATTCCTGCGATTGAACTGGAAGATCAGGAAGCCTTAACGGATGATGAGCTGAATAAAGTTCATGAAGAGTTGGACCAGACCGTTCAGGATTACGACAAGCAAATCGAAGAGAATGATGATGCGAAGGAAAGAAAAAGACTGAGATCAGAGCGGAAAAAGCCGAAAGAAAAGCGTAAAAAATTTCAGGATTTCATCGAACGTAAAGCACGTTATGAGAAGGATCTCGCGATCCTGGGTGATCGTAACAGTTACTCGAAAACCGATCATGATGCCACGTTTATGAGAATGAAAGATGACTATATGAAAAATGGCCAACTGAAAGCCGGTTACAATCTCCAGATTGCAACGGAAGGACAATATACGCTCGCTTATGACATCTATCCAAATCCGACTGACACACGAACCCTGATTCCATTTCTGGATACCATCGAGAGACGGTACTTTTCACTGCCTGACTATATTGTTGGGGACGCCGGATACGGAAGCGAACAAAATTATGAGGATATTTTTTTGAACCGTCTATCAAGCACACCACTGATCACGTATAGTATGTACCGAAAAGAAAAGAAACGGTCATTCAAAACCGATCGCTACCATGTGATGAATTGGAATTACAATCAGGATCAAGACTATTTTCTCTGTCCAAACGGCAAAAAAGTCACCTTTCGCTATGTATCCAAACGAACCGATCGCGCAGGATTCGAACGAACATTCAAGGTCTATGAAAGTGAAGACTGCACGGGCTGTCCCTTACGGGCCAGTTGCACAAAAGCGAAAGAAGGCAAAAACCGTAAGGTTTATTACAATGAAAAATGGGAGCTGCAAAAAGAGCATATTCGTCAACTGCTTTCGGAAGAAGAAACTGGCGCGATTTATGGCAGACGTAAAGTCGATGTCGAACCAGTTTTTGGATTTCTGAAGGCCAATTTGCATTTCACCAGAATGTCGGTGAGAGGCAAAGACAAAGTGAAAAAAGAAATGGGTTTTGCACTCATGGCAGTGAACTTGAGAAAGTACACTGCGTTATACTGTTTTTTATATTTGTATCAACAGACAAAACGCTTCCGACTATCAATTTATGATAATCGGAAGCGTATTTTGATCATTCAAGGCTTTTTGTCCCAGCCTCTCCCTCTTTGA
- a CDS encoding sugar ABC transporter permease, with protein MSKRNKNILELTVLYTIIGIMFIIIFYPLVWAFGMSLNEGSSLYGSSIIPENPSFEHYIWLFTDPRSNYLIWYQNTLVVAVTTSVVATFIVGLTAYAFSRYRFVGRKNGLYAFLLLQMFPVLMAMVALYILLNTVGLLDSLVGLILIYIGGAIPMNAFLVKGYFDTIPRELDESAKIDGASHFRIFFSIMLPLAKPILAVVALFNFMAPFMDFILPRIVLRSPENFTLALGLFNFVNDQFANNFTRFAAGSILIAVPIAAVYLFLQRYLISGLTAGATKG; from the coding sequence ATGAGTAAAAGAAATAAGAATATTCTTGAGCTCACGGTGTTGTACACGATCATAGGGATTATGTTTATTATCATTTTTTATCCCCTCGTGTGGGCATTCGGAATGTCTTTAAACGAAGGATCAAGTTTATATGGTTCGAGTATTATACCTGAGAATCCATCTTTTGAGCATTATATCTGGTTGTTTACGGACCCGCGAAGTAATTACCTGATTTGGTATCAGAATACGTTGGTTGTCGCAGTGACAACATCCGTAGTGGCAACTTTTATTGTCGGTTTAACGGCTTATGCCTTTTCACGTTACCGGTTCGTAGGAAGAAAGAATGGTCTCTATGCTTTCTTGCTTCTGCAAATGTTTCCAGTATTGATGGCGATGGTTGCACTTTACATTCTCCTCAATACGGTTGGTTTGCTGGACAGTCTGGTAGGTTTGATATTGATCTATATCGGCGGTGCAATACCGATGAATGCTTTTCTGGTCAAAGGGTATTTTGACACGATTCCCCGGGAGTTGGATGAATCGGCGAAGATAGATGGAGCAAGTCATTTCAGGATCTTCTTTTCTATCATGCTTCCTTTGGCTAAGCCGATTCTTGCGGTAGTCGCATTATTTAACTTCATGGCACCATTCATGGACTTTATCCTGCCGCGAATCGTACTGAGAAGTCCGGAGAATTTCACATTGGCTTTAGGACTGTTCAACTTTGTTAACGACCAGTTTGCGAACAACTTCACCCGTTTTGCTGCGGGTTCGATCCTGATAGCCGTTCCAATCGCGGCGGTCTATCTCTTCTTACAGCGCTACTTAATCAGTGGCCTGACAGCAGGTGCAACAAAGGGTTAA
- a CDS encoding NifU N-terminal domain-containing protein: MAIEVRGEPTPNPNAMKFTANQVLFEGSGSASFKKNEETDHPLAKELLALDGVDNIFGFQDFVTVNKEPGADWDALLPKIQEVFEKVYE, translated from the coding sequence ATGGCAATTGAAGTACGCGGCGAGCCTACACCAAATCCAAACGCAATGAAATTCACAGCAAATCAGGTTTTGTTTGAAGGATCTGGCAGTGCCTCGTTTAAAAAGAACGAAGAGACAGACCATCCCCTGGCGAAAGAACTGCTGGCTCTGGATGGCGTTGACAATATTTTCGGCTTTCAGGATTTTGTAACGGTCAACAAGGAGCCCGGTGCAGACTGGGATGCGTTGCTGCCTAAAATCCAGGAAGTTTTTGAGAAAGTCTACGAGTAA
- a CDS encoding sugar ABC transporter permease gives MAADKKISQDDLLVHPKHNPKVAALLSIVPGMGQIYNKRYMKGTVLFILFAAFLVAMFDFITTGLQGLVTLGTEPRVDDSRVFLSNGILSLIFAVFFLSMYGISIQDAHKDAKRIQLGWKVPGMREGFKNSWDNSFPYIIIAPGLTLLIFVVVFPLMFMMFLAFTNLSPNNQPPRHLLEWVGFENFVNLFALDIWRNTFVNVLSWTLIWTFVATTLQIALAMFLAIIVNDPRIRFKKLIRTVFILPWAVPAFVTIIIFSALFNDNFGAINTQILIPLFGEGLPWLQNALYTRIALIMIQVWLGFPFVYALFTGVLQSISSDWYEAADIDGASRWQKFTNITFPHLMFATGPLLIMQYSFNFNNFNIIYLFNQGGPPVRNQVAGGSDILISWVYSLTFETGQIAMAAAISIILGLMVATFAFFQFRRSRSFKEEGTF, from the coding sequence ATGGCTGCGGATAAGAAAATCAGTCAGGATGATCTTTTGGTTCATCCGAAACATAACCCGAAAGTTGCGGCTTTGTTATCAATTGTTCCAGGGATGGGTCAAATTTATAACAAGCGCTATATGAAAGGAACCGTCCTGTTTATTCTCTTTGCTGCTTTTCTTGTTGCGATGTTTGATTTTATCACAACGGGACTGCAGGGACTCGTAACACTGGGGACAGAGCCACGAGTTGATGATTCCCGGGTGTTTTTAAGTAATGGTATACTGTCATTGATATTTGCTGTTTTTTTCTTAAGCATGTACGGTATTTCCATTCAGGATGCACATAAAGACGCGAAGAGAATACAATTAGGCTGGAAAGTACCTGGAATGAGAGAAGGATTTAAAAATTCCTGGGACAACAGTTTCCCTTACATCATCATTGCTCCAGGATTGACACTGTTAATTTTTGTCGTCGTATTTCCATTAATGTTTATGATGTTTCTTGCTTTCACAAACCTCTCCCCGAATAACCAGCCGCCAAGGCATTTATTGGAATGGGTCGGTTTTGAGAACTTCGTGAACTTATTTGCCCTTGATATTTGGCGTAATACATTTGTCAACGTATTGTCCTGGACATTAATCTGGACATTCGTGGCAACGACATTGCAAATCGCTTTGGCAATGTTCTTGGCAATCATTGTGAACGATCCCCGGATCAGATTCAAAAAATTGATTCGAACCGTATTTATTTTGCCATGGGCCGTACCGGCATTTGTAACGATTATTATTTTCTCCGCTCTATTTAATGATAATTTTGGTGCAATCAATACACAAATTCTTATTCCGTTGTTTGGGGAAGGACTGCCCTGGCTTCAGAATGCCTTGTACACAAGGATTGCTCTGATCATGATTCAAGTCTGGCTGGGATTCCCGTTTGTCTATGCGCTGTTTACAGGTGTGCTGCAAAGTATTTCATCAGATTGGTATGAAGCTGCGGATATTGATGGAGCCAGCCGCTGGCAGAAATTTACCAATATCACTTTCCCGCATTTGATGTTTGCGACTGGCCCACTATTAATCATGCAGTATTCATTTAACTTCAATAATTTTAATATTATTTACCTGTTCAATCAGGGGGGGCCTCCTGTGCGAAACCAGGTTGCAGGGGGTTCGGATATTCTGATTTCCTGGGTATACAGTTTAACGTTTGAGACCGGACAGATTGCCATGGCAGCAGCGATCTCCATCATACTTGGATTAATGGTTGCAACCTTTGCTTTCTTCCAGTTCCGTCGTTCACGATCCTTTAAAGAGGAGGGGACATTTTAG
- a CDS encoding DEAD/DEAH box helicase yields the protein MEKTKQVISYFDHVQEEEPDSSFLILCPSTLLHHWEQELSEAFPEHTILLHQGPVSKRRSAFFKAEKTGFTIVSYSTAVRDEDLFLHHVWSAIVYDEAQKIKNIHTRQRKTAGRLTSRHAIALSGTPVENHPDEIWSLLNLLNPGYLGDRNEFGQSLQNLGIDALKEQIRPVILRRTKEEVQDDLQLPQRNIHHHTISLSFEQQSLYKACVEELMDTLEDGTESEQRVRIFKTMMKLKQICNHPAQLKKESGYSRFQSGRSQKWDYAQSLLRTWESEHRKAIIFTQFRYIGQLFQDYHLVHGGKNQIPFLHGGLTAANRKKMIHSFKTDPEIPYIVISLRPAALV from the coding sequence TTGGAAAAAACCAAACAGGTTATCAGTTATTTTGACCATGTCCAAGAGGAGGAGCCCGATTCATCGTTTTTAATTCTTTGTCCGTCAACCCTTTTACATCATTGGGAGCAGGAATTATCGGAAGCATTTCCTGAACACACAATCCTTCTTCATCAGGGACCTGTTTCAAAAAGACGCTCAGCTTTCTTCAAAGCAGAAAAAACCGGCTTTACCATTGTTTCTTACTCCACTGCTGTAAGAGATGAGGATCTTTTTCTTCATCATGTCTGGTCAGCAATTGTTTATGATGAAGCTCAGAAAATTAAAAATATACATACCCGCCAGCGAAAAACAGCAGGCCGATTGACAAGCCGGCATGCCATAGCGCTAAGTGGTACACCTGTCGAGAATCATCCTGATGAAATCTGGAGCCTTCTGAATCTCTTAAACCCTGGCTATCTTGGAGACCGGAATGAATTTGGACAATCCCTTCAAAACCTTGGCATAGATGCGTTAAAAGAGCAGATCAGACCAGTTATACTCAGACGAACCAAAGAAGAAGTGCAGGATGATCTTCAGTTACCTCAACGAAATATTCATCACCACACCATCAGCCTGTCATTTGAGCAGCAATCCCTCTACAAAGCCTGCGTCGAAGAATTGATGGATACACTCGAAGATGGCACTGAATCAGAGCAACGCGTAAGGATATTCAAAACCATGATGAAATTGAAACAAATTTGCAATCATCCCGCTCAATTAAAAAAAGAGTCAGGATATAGCCGATTTCAATCAGGAAGATCGCAAAAATGGGATTATGCCCAGTCTCTTCTACGAACCTGGGAATCAGAGCATCGCAAAGCCATCATATTCACACAATTCCGCTATATTGGTCAGCTCTTTCAGGATTATCACCTTGTCCATGGTGGGAAAAATCAAATTCCTTTTCTTCACGGCGGCCTCACAGCAGCAAACCGAAAAAAAATGATTCATTCATTCAAAACAGACCCGGAGATTCCCTATATCGTTATCTCCCTCAGGCCGGCGGCTTTGGTTTAA
- a CDS encoding LacI family DNA-binding transcriptional regulator, whose translation MTVTIKDVAKAANVAPSTVSRVIANSPRISERTKEIVRGAMKELGYHPNFNARSLANKSTNTIGIVMPNSANKTFQNPFFPEVIRGISSKAHQVEYGLYLSTGQSEDEIFEEVQHMVQGKRVDGIILLYSRVDDRVMNYLYEQKFPFTVIGRPYDVRKREITYVNNDNYKASKTVTEYLLLLGHKNIAFIGGNLDFVVTVDHMEGYRKALYNAGIELKDDYIVFHEELQEGGQEAVIDLMSLSEPPTAMIVADDIMTFGVMRMLSEMEMRVPDDVSIISFNNVMISELSSPPMTTVDIHIYNLGYEACNLLIDLIHHPDTGAKQVLIPHKMIKRQTTQKIIGKISSSQ comes from the coding sequence ATGACTGTAACGATCAAAGACGTGGCTAAAGCAGCAAATGTAGCCCCTTCTACGGTATCCCGTGTGATAGCCAATAGCCCAAGAATCAGTGAAAGAACAAAGGAAATTGTCCGTGGTGCCATGAAAGAACTGGGGTATCACCCGAATTTTAATGCGAGAAGTCTGGCGAATAAAAGCACAAATACTATCGGTATTGTCATGCCGAATTCTGCCAACAAGACGTTTCAGAATCCCTTTTTCCCTGAAGTAATCCGGGGGATCAGCTCGAAAGCTCACCAGGTGGAATATGGTTTGTATCTTTCCACAGGTCAGTCTGAAGACGAAATTTTTGAAGAAGTGCAGCATATGGTCCAGGGCAAACGGGTAGACGGAATTATTCTGTTGTACTCCAGGGTCGATGACAGGGTTATGAACTATCTCTATGAACAAAAGTTTCCCTTCACGGTCATCGGCCGTCCATATGATGTTCGAAAGCGGGAAATCACTTATGTGAATAATGATAATTATAAGGCCTCTAAAACGGTTACGGAATATTTACTCCTTCTGGGTCACAAAAATATTGCCTTCATCGGTGGAAACCTTGATTTCGTTGTTACTGTGGACCACATGGAGGGTTACCGGAAAGCACTTTACAATGCGGGTATCGAACTGAAAGATGACTACATTGTGTTCCATGAAGAGTTACAGGAAGGCGGACAGGAAGCGGTTATTGATTTGATGAGTCTTTCTGAACCTCCAACGGCTATGATTGTTGCAGATGATATTATGACATTTGGTGTCATGCGTATGCTTTCAGAAATGGAAATGCGGGTTCCTGATGATGTTTCCATTATCAGCTTCAATAATGTTATGATCTCAGAGTTGTCATCACCTCCAATGACGACAGTAGATATTCACATTTACAATTTGGGTTATGAAGCCTGTAATCTGCTGATTGATTTAATTCATCACCCGGATACTGGTGCAAAGCAGGTTTTGATTCCACATAAAATGATCAAGCGACAAACAACACAGAAAATCATTGGAAAGATTTCATCCAGTCAATGA
- a CDS encoding rhodanese-like domain-containing protein, translating into MSYEMQGVKQISNDELKEVLKTVSNEAMVIDVREPEEFNAGHIPDIHLLPMQEIPEMIEGFDPEKEYIFICRSGNRSQNVAMYLKQHGLSNITNVEGGMMFWDGDVNRGIENRIQSVETLKQAVNQQL; encoded by the coding sequence ATGAGTTATGAAATGCAGGGTGTCAAACAGATATCCAACGATGAATTAAAAGAAGTGTTGAAGACAGTATCAAACGAGGCGATGGTGATTGATGTCAGAGAGCCTGAAGAATTTAATGCAGGCCACATTCCGGATATACATTTGCTTCCCATGCAGGAAATTCCTGAAATGATCGAGGGATTTGATCCTGAAAAAGAATATATTTTTATCTGCCGCAGTGGAAATCGTTCTCAGAATGTGGCAATGTACCTGAAGCAGCATGGGCTTTCAAATATTACAAATGTTGAAGGTGGCATGATGTTCTGGGATGGTGACGTGAATCGGGGGATTGAGAATCGCATACAATCGGTTGAAACGTTAAAACAGGCGGTTAATCAACAATTATGA